The genomic segment AATGGCAGCCGCTCATTGGCTGGGGGCCGTCACGCGCGAGTCTGTCAACAAAGGGGCGGAGGGAAACTAGTCGTGCTCTCTCCTGCGCTGCTGCCAGAGGAAATGAGAGCGGGTGGGCGGgccctcttccctctccagcGCATGCGCATGGGTCGCCATGGTCTCCTGCTGCGGGGGGCGGGGCTCGCGGGTGAGGGTGCCGTGGGGGCGTGTCAAGCCTTTGAGGGTGGTCTGAGCGGGTTGGCGAGTTCCGGGGTGGTTACAAAATTTGGGGATTCCCTTTCTATTGAACCAGTATTTGGGGCCTTGAGCAAGTGTCTGCATGTGTTTGGGGGATACTTCCCTTGAGCGTAGGGGGCGCCTTGGGGTTCGGATTTGGGTTTCTTTTGTAATGTGGTAGGTTCTGTGTTTTGCAGGGGGTCTCCGTTGTGGTTTGGGGTGTTTGGTGTGTATATGATTTGGGGACCTCAGAGAGAGACTTAGAAGTGACGTAGAGTCCACAAGTACCAATTCTGGAGCCAGAATGCCTGGGCTTTCGTCTCCCCTGACTTCCTCCTGCCTATCCGAATTCAGACTTGGGGTTCAACCTTTCGGTGCCTCATCTGGACACAGGGGTGGATACACTGCCTGCTTCATAGGGACTGGCAGGATTAGCAGGAATTGTTGGAACAGTACCTAATTAGTGGACCTGCAGTAAGCACGTCTGCTATTAAAACATTCGTAGGGTTTCTTCCGGAGTGTGTGGGGGGTTCTTTTGACATCATGGTTTGATATTGTATTAGGGAGCTTTTATGTTTCAGTGAGTTCTTTTGCTATTTGAGAGGCTTCTGGTAATTAGGGAATACATGCGGAGGTTTGAAGTGAGTGTAGGCTCTCGGGAAACTGGTCTTTTGGGGCATCTGTGAGTGTGGGAAATTGATGTTGTGTTAGAGGTCTTAGTAGGTGTGGCTTTTGTGAGGGGTTCCTTGAGATTGGGGCCTTCTGTGCTGGAGGGGATATTTGTAGGTTTGGAGGTTTAAAGTAGGATTTGGAAGTATCAAGATACTTTGTGGGGCATTGATGTTCTGGAGATAAGAGTGGCAACTGATGGGAGGATTCCAGGGGGTGGTCCAGTTGGAGAGTGATAGCGGCTGTGGAAAATGGCCGTCGCTGTGTTGGTGTCCATTTCCGGGCACTTACGCGTACTGGTGGTTAGTAACCTCGGGCATCCATACGTTACAGGGGCCACgtggtgatttttcttttagcaAGGAACTGGGGATTCCAGCAGGGGCTGTAAGTATTTTAGTGGTAGGAAGGATTAGGGATAATGGGGGTAAGGATTTTTAGGATTAGGCCTCCCTTTGTGACTGGTGTCTGTGGGTGTTTGAAGGCCGCCTGGATTTGGGATGTGTCTACAGGACCATGAAATGATGGGCTTTTAGTGGTGTGTGTGGAATTGCCTGTATTCAGGACAGCCTACATTTCAGGGGtcagtcagcaaactttttccatCAAGGGCCAGATAACGTTACAGATTTTGCAAGGCCATATGTTCTCCGTTGGAACTCTTCAACTCTGCCGTTGTACCATGCAAGCAGCCATAAACAGCTAAGcaggttccaataaaactttatttgcaaagacAGGCAGTAGGGCACATTTGGCCCCAGGGCCACAGTTTGCTGACCTCCGGTCTCTAGACACGTGGAAGGGCTGAGGTGTGGAGGGAACTGGACACAGATGGGCCAGGGACCCATTGAGACTGAGGGACATGCTCCCTGTTGGCCCTGCAGTGGGAAACGGTCGTGTCTGACTCATCAGCAGAGTTGCCTCCAGATTAGGTCATGCACAAAAACTGTCGCAAAATAAAATGATCATTATTAAGAGAGCCTGAATTACAAAGTCCAGAAAGTAAGTTTGAGGGCCTGGTCTTGCGCTCTGTAACCCTTCCCCACTCTGAGCCCTCTGTGCAGCTTGGAGGGGAGGCTAGACCAGAACAGGCCTTCTTACCCCAGGGGTCTGTGGATGTGCTTAGGGGAGCGACCTGCACCGTGTTGTGCAAGCGTACGTATTTTTCTGGAGGAGGATGCACAGCTTTAAGAAATCCTGAAAGAGCCCCACAAGAAGAACAAAGCGAGGAGCCAGTTTCTTCAGGGCCTGCCTGGCTCTGGCCTCAGATTTGCTTCCCCCGCCCAGCCCGTCTTGTTTCTTCTGCGGGCTCCAGTCGCCATaactgtgggcagggctgggaatTCTTGTCTTTTCAGGAACTGGCTACTGTGGAGGAGCGAACAGAAAAAGGAGGAGGCGTCTATCTGTCAGCTGGTATTTTCACTGACTTTGAAGGGCCATGGCAGCAGGAGGCCCCCGGATTGTCATTGAAGGCAGGGGCCGTGGAGTAGGGTCCGTAGGGGTGGAGCGAGTTTCCAGCGCTGTTCACGCTCTGGGTGTTAAAAGAGCAGGTCCTGCTTCCTCTGTAGCCCTTCATTGGCTCGCCTGTGCAATGGGGGCAGGAACAGAGTTCTTGGTGGTGTGATTTGGTTGGTTCCATCAGGGGAGGTTGAGGTTAGGGAGGTACTGGAAGGGCAGGCCCCCCCAGCTCCCCAAccttctctttcctgtctccAGGTGGCCCGTGGAGTCCCCTACCACCATCCAGGTCCTGAGATGCAGTGACCCTTGCCTGTCTGCCACCATTCCCCAGAATGGACCGTGGCAGCCTCCTGCCCTTCCAGCTCTGGTGCCCCCGGCCCTTTGGCACCTATTCACAGAACCAGCCACGCCCGCCTTCCGCAGCCCTCAAGCCGTCAGCCTGCCCCGAGCCAGGCGGCAGGGCCGAGCCAGACCACGGGCCTGCCCACTCAGAGAACACACCACCCACCTTGGCCACGGACGCCCCGGCCTCCCAGCCCACCCCGCTCCTCTCAGCCACAGCTGCTGGCGATGAGGGTCGAGTCCTGCTGGACACGTGGTATGTTATCAAGCCTGGGAATACAAAGGAGAAGGTGGCCTTCTTCGTGGCCCACCAGTGTGGTGGCAGTAGCCGGGCCAGCTCCATGAAGGTCAAGGGGCACTGGGGCAGCGACAGCTCCAAGGCCAAGCGGAGAAGGCGCTGTCTTGAGCCCACGAAAGCTCCACCGGACCCAGGGGGCCGGGAGGGGCCCGCTGCTGCTCAGGGGACCCCAGCCTcagctggggaggatgtggaccTCCTCTCTGTGGCCGAGATGGTGGCCCTGGTGGAACAGCGGGCTGCTCTCGCCCTGCAGAACTACCCACACTCCGGCACCCCAGCGCCTATGGTCTTTGTGTCGGCAGAGCAGGGTGGGCCTACCAAGGGCCTGGGGTCTGAACGGCGGTCTGGTGGTGGGGACTGCAGCCGTGTGGCTGAGGCAGTGGCCCACTTTGAGGCCCAACGGGACAACCCTCCAGCCAAGGGCCTTCGCAAGGAGGAGCGGCCTGGGCCAGGCCCCGGGGAGGTACGAATTGCCTTCCGTATCTCCAATGGCCGAGAGCCCCGGGCACCGGATGGCAGCTTGCCCAACGGGAGTGCGGGCCGGCAGGGCTGTGCCTACCCGGGCAGCCCGGGCCCCGGGGCCCGAGCCAAGGACAAGATTACCTGCGACCTGTACCAGCTGATCAGTCCCTCTCGGGACGCCCTCCCCAGCAATGTGGAGTTCCTTCTGGCCAGGGCAGATGAAGCCAGTGAGGGGGagaccccagcccctgccaggccTGAGGACACTCCCCcggctccccctccaccccccgcccgGGACTGCGGAGCATCCGGCTTCCATGTGGATGTGGTGGTGACGGGCGTGGTGGACGAGTGCATCTTCTTCGGCAAGGATGGTACCAAGAATGTGAAAGAGGAGACGGTGTGCCTGACAGTGAGCCCCGAGGAGCCACCCCCGCCTGGccagctcttcttcctccagaCCCGTGGGCCGGACGGGCCTCCTGAACCACCCCCGGCCGACTCGCCGGCCACTGCACCGGGCCCGGACGATACTGAGGCCACTGCGGACACCTCCCTGTGCCGCTTGTACCGGCACGTGTCACACGATTTCCTCGAGATCCGCTTCAAGATCCAGAGGCTGCTGGAGCCACGCCAGTACATGTTGCTGCTGCCCGAGCATGTGCTGGTCAAGATCTTCAGCTTCCTGCCCACCCGGGCCCTGGCGGCCCTCAAGTGCACCTGCCACCACTTCAAGGGCATCATCGAGGCGTTCGGCGTGCGGGCCATAGACTCGCGCTGGAGCCGAGACCCCCTCTACCGCGATGACCCTTGCAAGCAGTGCCGCAAGAGATACGAGAAGGGTGATGTGTCGCTCTGCCGCTGGCACCCTAAGCCCTACCACCACGACCTGCCTTATGGACGTTCCTACTGGATGTGCTGCCGCAGGGCGGATCGCGAGACGCCCGGCTGCCGCCTGGGTCTGCACGATAACAACTGGGTGCTGCCCTGCAATGggcctggtgggggcgggggccgggctgGCCGGGAGGAGGGGAGGTGAAGCCGGGGGCGCGGGGAGAGCCCAccatgcccaccccctccccatgggAGCCAAGAGCCGGGACTGGGTCCCCAGCCATACCCCCAGTCCAGGCAGCGTTGACCCCCCTCCAGGACTGACCCCTGGTGCAGGGGGATGACCTAAGAAAGCACTCTGATTGACCCCTGTCGGTTTTCTACTCTTCAGACCCAGGGCCGGGGACCCTCGAGGAGGGTGTTTTTTTATGAGCATCTCAAGTTTTTCTGCATTCAGCCCTAGCACCCTTCCTGCCACTCTCTACACCCCAGGGACCCACCAGCAGGGAGCA from the Desmodus rotundus isolate HL8 unplaced genomic scaffold, HLdesRot8A.1 manual_scaffold_537, whole genome shotgun sequence genome contains:
- the FBXO46 gene encoding F-box only protein 46, giving the protein MDRGSLLPFQLWCPRPFGTYSQNQPRPPSAALKPSACPEPGGRAEPDHGPAHSENTPPTLATDAPASQPTPLLSATAAGDEGRVLLDTWYVIKPGNTKEKVAFFVAHQCGGSSRASSMKVKGHWGSDSSKAKRRRRCLEPTKAPPDPGGREGPAAAQGTPASAGEDVDLLSVAEMVALVEQRAALALQNYPHSGTPAPMVFVSAEQGGPTKGLGSERRSGGGDCSRVAEAVAHFEAQRDNPPAKGLRKEERPGPGPGEVRIAFRISNGREPRAPDGSLPNGSAGRQGCAYPGSPGPGARAKDKITCDLYQLISPSRDALPSNVEFLLARADEASEGETPAPARPEDTPPAPPPPPARDCGASGFHVDVVVTGVVDECIFFGKDGTKNVKEETVCLTVSPEEPPPPGQLFFLQTRGPDGPPEPPPADSPATAPGPDDTEATADTSLCRLYRHVSHDFLEIRFKIQRLLEPRQYMLLLPEHVLVKIFSFLPTRALAALKCTCHHFKGIIEAFGVRAIDSRWSRDPLYRDDPCKQCRKRYEKGDVSLCRWHPKPYHHDLPYGRSYWMCCRRADRETPGCRLGLHDNNWVLPCNGPGGGGGRAGREEGR